ataaaaataatttaggtGTGGTTTTATAAAATTTCGTTAAACTTTTTTAAGTaactttttaatataaaaatcatACAACCGCcgccaaaagaaaagaaaaaaatgtaccTGGGTGACTAGTAGCTaaaatgctacgaaaagtcacgtgtctattttcataaatacattatttaggCTCCAAATGGGGTTTTcaatcaacgattgtcattcCGGCTAGGCCTCCAGTTGTCCAGGTTGTTCCTGGTCATTACTGAAATAATGTTTAATCGAATAAAAGTAGACCGTTTCCAGTGTCAAGTCAGTCAgtcaagttcttaaataagTCATTACGTTTGAATACTTAAACAACATGAAAACAAAACTATCCCAGACGCTTGGTCTCAATAATAAGATCGGTGTTTTTGCCTATGGACCGGGATTAAAGTGTAAACACAAAACAAAAATTCACACAAGAGTGAATACTTTATTAAGTAGAAGATTCTCCACCTTCAGATCATTCATTATTAGAAAGTAATTAGACACTCACCTGCCAAATCCATTAAATGAGGAGGCTTGGCTAGCTGAATGCGATGCACTAAACCCTTCGTTAAACCCGAACGAGAATGACTGGGACGCCGAGTGGCTGGAGCCGAGGCCGTTGGCGCTGCTGCTTATGCTAGCCGTCAGGCCACCATGCCCGGTGGGGGCGACGTTAAAACCACCACCGAATCCAAAGCGAGGCTTGACCGAATCAGATTGCACGTTTCTTCCCTTCGTCTCGTTGGGAAGCAGCGTGCTAGGGTCACGCTCCAAATGTTCTATATAAGGTAGAACAGGAGGTGTGATGACTGGCTCCAGTTTTTTCTCCCGCCGCCGCTCGTCCGGGAACACGAAACCGCTGGCCGGTGCAGCCGCGGCGCTGCCCAGCGCGACCGCCAGACACAAACACGAACAGATGAACTTCATGGTGTGTGATATTGGAGACAATATGTCCGACCAGCGATGTTTTCTTGTTTTAATAGGGTCGCGCGAGGTCAGCGGCGGAGTTGGCATGCGGCACGCGCCGTAGCCTTCAGAAAACCCACTGCGAGTTGCCCGCGCCGACATCCTGCCAGTACAGCATCCCCTCTACACACCGATGACTTCCATAAACCTCTTAGACCTTCTCCTTTTAGATTTAACGACGTTTTGTTTAGCAAATGTAGATAATAACATTCACCGACTGATAGAACGACGCGTAAGACATAATGTTATTGATGGGGAAATCCAGCCGTCCTCCTGATGGCAGGTTGTTTGGAATCTAGGCACGTAGGGACAGTTCGCACATTTACATATGTGACTAAGATTATGTCAATTATTTATGGAAGGAACTTCCTTCTATTTATTGTCCCGAATATGCATAGGTTAAAGCTTGTTCTGTATCATGATTACACATTCGCTACATGTTTAATTGCGATTTTAACAACTAATTACAGCAGCGAACGTGTTAATATATGATACCATTATATTAAACATAGCAttgtttataggtaggtatttatgttCAACTTTAATATAAAACTTCATCAAGTCTGAGTTCTCTTAAGTAGTAATTTTGAACGGTAAGAGTATTTTGGCAGTTTATTACGAGAGCTACAACTCCCGATACAGCATCTGATCAAGTGGGTTACGTCGGCCACTAGAAGGAGTCTAACTGCCTGGCAATCAATccacatacataattaaaaacCAGGGTTGTGCTAGAGACGAAACATACATATAACTACAAACGAAATAATATAGGTAgactaattttaaataaatagtccTAGCTGTAGGTACGTCTTCTTCCTCCTCCGTCGTTCCCACATTATCATGACAGGATCGTGACTAATCCGACGAAGACTCTTGCTGACTTTTCTCCATCGGTTCCCGTCCTCTGTGCAAAGCCGTGCTGACCAACATCTCAAGGCTTGAGGTCCAATAAGATTATTATTCTGCCGTCAAATGGTAAAAACGTAGTTTTGAGAAAAACGCGTTTAAAGGTTTAAACAGTTCGGCCTTTGTAACACCTATTATTTATGAACTTATCATGTTGAAATTTAATCAATATATACCTAATAGTGGATTTTATATAGCCGTCTAGAGAAAACTTTATAAATtagtgtatttatttaaatattagctATAAAGTGTTTTGCCAATAGGATTCtacaaaaaataacaaagaaAACGTCTTAGCAAAATGCTGTAACTCCATAGTTACTTACATCATTTTGCCACAGTTATTTCCTAGTTGGATCGTTTTGGCTATTAGGTTATAACTCATAAACTGATTCATTGAAAAAAGAAAACACTGTAAGTGCAGTGCTTAAAATggatattatataattaaaaataatgaaattaactacgtaattggatttttttattttaaactttaataaacGATATTACGATCATTTTCTCAGTCTCTTGCCGCATTTTGGCGTATTATATGCTGTTaatttaacaatattatatgcaAGCAGAACGCTGCAAGTAGCACTTACAGCGTTCTGCTTTACCCAATGTCATCAATATATCATCATGTATTTGAACTAAAAACGCGTTAATTCTTGTTACAATGTTTTGGTATGCTTAGACCATAGTTGCCGCGTTTTGACAGTTTTCTACAGACTTAATTAAAAGAGGTATCAAAAATCTGAAAAAAGAGGATGATAGAAGAACATGAAAGGAATCATTTGAT
This region of Cydia amplana chromosome 4, ilCydAmpl1.1, whole genome shotgun sequence genomic DNA includes:
- the LOC134647654 gene encoding keratin, type I cytoskeletal 9-like, producing MSARATRSGFSEGYGACRMPTPPLTSRDPIKTRKHRWSDILSPISHTMKFICSCLCLAVALGSAAAAPASGFVFPDERRREKKLEPVITPPVLPYIEHLERDPSTLLPNETKGRNVQSDSVKPRFGFGGGFNVAPTGHGGLTASISSSANGLGSSHSASQSFSFGFNEGFSASHSASQASSFNGFGSGFGGSQASSQAASFGGSGGSLSGAASSASAFGGHGGHGGHGGHGGHGGHSGSGSQSASQAFGFNGLNSLGGFQPHEATFGEGLLDVRHRGIPDFPFPEFIGRNGRGKGISAASFRKSRPLNTDSDDFLAVLVSNT